The following are from one region of the Stenotrophomonas lactitubi genome:
- a CDS encoding XVIPCD domain-containing protein, whose translation MNAQTSKEGATPDAPRDAATASFDPTYTSANSEVRAAAGGYSVTLNEGDGALKVGAEQKRAASSLASQFQGTSLNMAGSPTPDGGRDYLLTMESVVGASVKGAGFQDTSSTGVRGRYRVTLPSDALDVDPTRINPFDPQTIPKGGSITLDGQQFTGTALESSFRNIAMQSQTTEASGASYRVDRLDDGRVRVTTGPNEAVEAFNGIGFNAGRFSAIAGRQDALGHSAVRTATFNLDHAEGRQAYEQFIDNGTMNSQTAGVQDLATVERLGMSSQTRLKVGYGDTFGVDLAGARNSGDVVQVSREDGSRTELRSVQYNGNLPASRISTYGADGQEDTAQRRYEFTFDLRGNAQGEQIAGMVNAALSGDPAGDRGPMKAGELNTLSFSEAQMRTLMERTQSMVKDNPMLGPSWQVLAEDGSGKPQQDVDAFALGLARNQGQSTYGMAERMFHIAAAGGKDLQKIDAGVQGEHLQSLAPPSPLLPRQDPRHTSSPDHGMWLQSQGAVSSLDQAMGRQPDEMSERLGMALLVAAKDKGMQRIDEAVLSDDGRYAFAVQGQPHAADRQIARTETAQAVATPVSEHVRELQEQTQSAAAQQPSPQQEREQEQSAREQSARVMAH comes from the coding sequence ATGAATGCCCAGACCAGCAAGGAAGGCGCAACCCCGGATGCGCCGCGCGATGCCGCCACGGCGTCGTTCGATCCGACTTACACCTCGGCCAACAGCGAGGTCCGCGCTGCCGCCGGCGGTTACTCGGTCACGTTGAACGAGGGTGACGGTGCGTTGAAAGTGGGTGCCGAGCAGAAGCGTGCAGCGTCCAGTCTTGCATCGCAGTTCCAGGGCACGTCGCTGAACATGGCCGGCAGCCCGACGCCCGATGGCGGCAGGGATTACCTGCTGACGATGGAGTCGGTGGTCGGTGCAAGCGTGAAGGGTGCCGGTTTCCAGGACACCAGCAGCACGGGTGTACGCGGGCGCTACAGGGTCACCCTGCCCAGTGACGCCCTGGACGTCGATCCCACACGCATCAACCCGTTTGATCCGCAGACCATTCCCAAGGGCGGCAGCATCACCCTGGATGGTCAACAGTTCACCGGCACCGCGCTGGAAAGCAGTTTCCGCAACATCGCCATGCAGAGCCAGACGACCGAGGCGAGCGGTGCCAGCTACCGCGTGGATCGCCTGGATGATGGCCGGGTGCGCGTTACCACCGGGCCGAACGAGGCGGTCGAGGCCTTCAATGGCATCGGCTTCAACGCAGGCAGGTTCAGCGCGATTGCTGGTCGCCAGGACGCGCTCGGTCACTCCGCCGTCCGCACCGCCACCTTCAACCTCGATCACGCCGAGGGCCGCCAGGCCTATGAACAGTTCATCGACAACGGCACGATGAACAGCCAGACCGCGGGCGTGCAGGATCTGGCCACGGTCGAGCGCCTGGGGATGAGTTCGCAGACGCGGCTGAAGGTCGGCTACGGCGACACGTTTGGTGTCGACCTGGCCGGTGCACGCAACAGCGGTGATGTGGTGCAGGTCAGTCGCGAAGACGGCAGCCGCACCGAGCTGCGCAGCGTGCAGTACAACGGCAACCTGCCTGCATCCCGGATCAGCACTTACGGCGCCGATGGCCAGGAGGATACGGCGCAGCGCCGCTACGAATTCACCTTCGACCTGCGCGGGAATGCGCAGGGCGAACAGATTGCCGGCATGGTCAACGCGGCGCTGTCCGGCGACCCTGCCGGTGATCGCGGGCCGATGAAGGCCGGTGAGCTGAACACACTGAGTTTCAGCGAGGCCCAGATGCGCACGCTGATGGAGCGCACCCAGTCGATGGTCAAGGACAACCCGATGCTGGGGCCATCGTGGCAGGTGCTTGCAGAGGACGGCAGCGGCAAGCCGCAGCAGGACGTGGACGCCTTCGCCCTGGGGCTGGCGCGCAACCAGGGGCAATCCACCTACGGCATGGCCGAGCGCATGTTCCACATCGCCGCGGCTGGCGGCAAGGATCTTCAGAAGATCGACGCTGGCGTTCAGGGCGAGCACCTGCAGTCACTTGCGCCGCCGTCACCGCTGCTGCCCCGGCAGGACCCCCGGCACACTTCCAGCCCGGACCATGGCATGTGGCTGCAGAGCCAAGGCGCGGTCAGCAGCCTCGACCAGGCGATGGGGCGACAGCCGGATGAAATGAGCGAACGCCTTGGCATGGCACTGCTGGTAGCGGCCAAGGACAAGGGCATGCAGCGGATCGACGAGGCCGTGCTCAGTGACGACGGCAGGTATGCATTTGCGGTGCAGGGCCAGCCGCACGCCGCGGATCGACAGATCGCCCGCACCGAGACCGCGCAGGCGGTGGCGACGCCGGTCAGCGAGCATGTGCGTGAACTGCAGGAGCAGACGCAGTCGGCAGCGGCCCAGCAGCCAAGCCCGCAGCAGGAGCGGGAACAGGAGCAGTCTGCGCGTGAGCAGTCGGCCCGAGTCATGGCGCACTGA
- a CDS encoding TspO/MBR family protein encodes MNVRRQVVGLLGWAVVTFLAAALGARASISAADFYAGLTLPAWAPPASVFGPVWTVLYALMALAAWLVWRQGGWRAATPALVLYLLQLALNVLWSWLFFGWKQGALAFADILLLLVLIVATVVAFHRVRPAAAWLLLPYLAWVAFASALNFAVWQTNPGVL; translated from the coding sequence ATGAATGTCCGCAGGCAGGTTGTTGGTCTTCTGGGCTGGGCCGTGGTTACTTTTCTGGCTGCCGCGCTGGGTGCTCGCGCCTCTATTTCTGCGGCGGACTTCTACGCAGGCCTCACGTTGCCTGCATGGGCGCCGCCTGCCAGCGTGTTCGGTCCGGTGTGGACGGTGCTGTACGCGCTGATGGCGCTGGCCGCGTGGCTGGTCTGGCGCCAGGGCGGATGGCGCGCGGCCACGCCTGCGCTGGTGCTCTACCTGCTGCAGCTGGCCCTCAACGTGTTGTGGAGCTGGTTGTTCTTCGGCTGGAAGCAGGGAGCGCTGGCGTTTGCGGACATTCTGCTGTTGCTGGTGCTGATCGTGGCCACGGTGGTCGCCTTCCATCGCGTGCGTCCGGCAGCGGCGTGGCTGCTGCTGCCTTACCTGGCATGGGTGGCGTTCGCCAGCGCGCTCAACTTCGCCGTGTGGCAGACCAATCCGGGCGTGCTTTAG